The Candidatus Korarchaeota archaeon NZ13-K nucleotide sequence CCGATAGGGGGATATTGGCGAGGGAGAAGTATGGGAAGACCTATGTGGTGAGGCTGAGCGATAGGGTCAAGAACCTTTAAATTGACCTGCCCCGGGGTTGGGGAGGTGATACGGTGTCCAAGGAAAGGCTGGTGCTCACACTGCTACCCCTGGATCGGGAGATATTCTGCACCTCCTGCGGCAGGAAGGTGACGTACGAGAGGGGGGTGGTCGCATTTAGGTGCCCCAACTGCGGAGAAGCGGTGATAGTGAGGTGCGGTGTATGCAGGAAACAGTCCAATGAGTACACATGTCCGAACTGCGGTTTCACGGGCCCGTGAGGTGATTCGGATGGCCAGGATACTCGCGATCTATAGGATCCTCCTTGACGGCACGCTGGAGGAGGGTGAGGTGCTGGAGAGGATGAGGGGCGAGCTGGAGGGGAGGGGCTTCAGGCTGGAGGGTCATGAGGTCAATCCGATAGGGTTCGGAATAGTCTCCATCACCGTTAGGGTTACGGCCCCGGAGGAGGACGGGATAACGGACG carries:
- a CDS encoding DUF1610 domain-containing protein: MDREIFCTSCGRKVTYERGVVAFRCPNCGEAVIVRCGVCRKQSNEYTCPNCGFTGP